In Acidimicrobiales bacterium, a single genomic region encodes these proteins:
- a CDS encoding CBS domain-containing protein, translated as MRIATLLTGKGSTVATITGDATVAAAVAELRAHGIGALVVSADGEHIDGIVSERDIVRALFDRHQALLDEPVRSIMTSAVFTCSPEDDTEALMTAMTERRIRHVPVVEDGILRGIVSIGDVVKNRITELEKDRKELVEYINAR; from the coding sequence ATGCGCATTGCGACCCTCCTTACCGGCAAGGGTTCGACCGTCGCCACGATCACCGGCGACGCAACCGTGGCCGCAGCCGTGGCCGAGCTCCGGGCGCACGGCATCGGTGCCCTGGTCGTATCGGCCGACGGCGAGCACATCGACGGCATCGTCTCCGAGCGTGACATCGTGCGCGCCCTGTTCGACCGGCACCAGGCGCTCCTCGACGAGCCCGTGCGGTCGATCATGACGTCCGCCGTGTTCACGTGCTCACCCGAGGACGACACCGAGGCGCTGATGACGGCGATGACCGAACGCCGGATCCGGCACGTCCCGGTGGTCGAGGACGGGATCCTGCGCGGGATCGTGAGCATCGGCGACGTGGTCAAGAACCGGATCACCGAGCTCGAGAAGGACCGCAAGGAGCTCGTCGAGTACATCAACGCGCGCTAG